CCAACCGCTCATGGCGGTCGCCGTAGATCTGATCCAGCAGGGGCGTCATCTCTTTCCAGTGCGGAGCGCGCGCGTAGGCATGCTCCAGACTGCGTCGATGCGTCACGCGCCAGTCGTGCTCCCAGTGGATGCGGATCTCCGAGAGAGGGGTCCGCGCCTGTTGGGATCCCTTGCGCTGGACCGGGATCGTGAGCCAGCGACTGCCATCGGCGGACTTAATGCGATTCCGGTTGCGCCAGCCTCGTGCGTCGTACGGTGCCGTATCCAGGAAGACAAACGTATCCGCCCGTCGGATCTGATCGAAGTATCCGCGCCAGGGGATGTACGACGGCTGAAGGATCACACACAGCATCAGGTTCTACCGATCAAGCCTAACGGTCGCCGGGGCTCAACGCCAGTATCCAGTGCGATTCTAGATAGGTGAGGTCCTGCTGTCGCCAGCCGAGCTGCCCGGCGGTGTCGCGAAACGCGTCCAGGTCGACGGTGCTGCGTTCGATGTTCCACTGGTCGGCGAATCGAAATCGGGGAAGCAGCGTCGAAACGACTCGGTATCCCAGAATCATGC
Above is a genomic segment from Acidobacteriota bacterium containing:
- a CDS encoding WbqC family protein, which codes for MLCVILQPSYIPWRGYFDQIRRADTFVFLDTAPYDARGWRNRNRIKSADGSRWLTIPVQRKGSQQARTPLSEIRIHWEHDWRVTHRRSLEHAYARAPHWKEMTPLLDQIYGDRHERLVDLTIHATHCVASQLGLGGTRFLRASELDDVPGEGSERIQTLLNRVGADRYLTGPSAQNYLDIDAL